The Camelina sativa cultivar DH55 chromosome 14, Cs, whole genome shotgun sequence genome includes a window with the following:
- the LOC104742789 gene encoding NAC domain-containing protein 19 isoform X2, producing MGMQETDPLTQLSLPPGFRFYPTDEELMVQYLCKKAAGYDFSLQLIAEIDLYKFDPWVLPNKALFGEKEWYFFSPRDRKYPNGSRPNRVAGSGYWKATGTDKIISTEGQRVGIKKALVFYIGKAPKGTKTNWIMHEYRLIEPSRKNGSSKLDDWVLCRIYKKQSSAQKQVYDNVMNGGRELSNNGTSSTTSSSSHFEDVLDSFHHEIDNTNFQFSNQNQFSTLRPDFTEEKTGFNGLADTPSFDWGGFTGNVEHNSVPELGMSHVVPSLEYNCGYLKTEEEVESSHGFNNSVGFGYSGQVGGFGFNSVGFGYSGQVGGFGFM from the exons atgggtATGCAAGAAACCGACCCGTTAACCCAACTGAGTTTACCACCTGGTTTCCGGTTTTACCCGACCGACGAAGAGCTGATGGTTCAATATCTCTGTAAGAAAGCAGCCGGTTACGATTTCTCTCTTCAGCTCATCGCCGAGATCGATCTTTACAAATTCGATCCATGGGTTTTACCAA ATAAGGCACTGTTTGGAGAAAAAGAATGGTATTTTTTTAGTCCGAGGGATAGAAAATATCCAAACGGGTCAAGACCAAATCGGGTTGCTGGATCGGGTTATTGGAAGGCTACGGGTACGGATAAAATAATATCGACGGAAGGACAAAGAGTTGGTATTAAAAAAGCTTTGGTGTTTTACATCGGAAAAGCTCCTAAAGGCACTAAAACCAATTGGATCATGCATGAGTATCGTCTCATTGAACCTTCTCGTAAAAACGGAAGCTCCAAG TTGGATGATTGGGTTCTATGTCGAATATACAAGAAGCAATCAAGTGCGCAAAAACAAGTTTACGATAATGTAATGAATGGTGGTAGAGAATTAAGTAACAATGGTACTTCATCAACGACGTCGTCTTCTTCTCACTTTGAAGACGTTCTTGATTCGTTTCATCATGAGATCGACAACACAAACTTCCAGTTTTCTAACCAAAACCAGTTCTCCACGCTCAGACCGGACTTTACCGAAGAGAAAACCGGGTTCAACGGTCTAGCGGATACGCCGAGCTTCGACTGGGGTGGTTTTACTGGTAACGTTGAGCATAACTCCGTACCAGAACTCGGAATGAGTCATGTTGTTCCAAGTCTCGAGTACAATTGTGGCTACCTGAAGACGGAGGAGGAGGTCGAGAGCAGTCACGGGTTTAACAACTCGGTCGGGTTTGGGTATTCGGGGCAAGTTGGTGGGTTTGGGTTT AACTCGGTCGGGTTTGGGTATTCGGGGCAAGTTGGTGGGTTTGGGTTTatgtga
- the LOC104742789 gene encoding NAC domain-containing protein 19 isoform X1 gives MGMQETDPLTQLSLPPGFRFYPTDEELMVQYLCKKAAGYDFSLQLIAEIDLYKFDPWVLPNKALFGEKEWYFFSPRDRKYPNGSRPNRVAGSGYWKATGTDKIISTEGQRVGIKKALVFYIGKAPKGTKTNWIMHEYRLIEPSRKNGSSKLDDWVLCRIYKKQSSAQKQVYDNVMNGGRELSNNGTSSTTSSSSHFEDVLDSFHHEIDNTNFQFSNQNQFSTLRPDFTEEKTGFNGLADTPSFDWGGFTGNVEHNSVPELGMSHVVPSLEYNCGYLKTEEEVESSHGFNNSVGFGYSGQVGGFGFM, from the exons atgggtATGCAAGAAACCGACCCGTTAACCCAACTGAGTTTACCACCTGGTTTCCGGTTTTACCCGACCGACGAAGAGCTGATGGTTCAATATCTCTGTAAGAAAGCAGCCGGTTACGATTTCTCTCTTCAGCTCATCGCCGAGATCGATCTTTACAAATTCGATCCATGGGTTTTACCAA ATAAGGCACTGTTTGGAGAAAAAGAATGGTATTTTTTTAGTCCGAGGGATAGAAAATATCCAAACGGGTCAAGACCAAATCGGGTTGCTGGATCGGGTTATTGGAAGGCTACGGGTACGGATAAAATAATATCGACGGAAGGACAAAGAGTTGGTATTAAAAAAGCTTTGGTGTTTTACATCGGAAAAGCTCCTAAAGGCACTAAAACCAATTGGATCATGCATGAGTATCGTCTCATTGAACCTTCTCGTAAAAACGGAAGCTCCAAG TTGGATGATTGGGTTCTATGTCGAATATACAAGAAGCAATCAAGTGCGCAAAAACAAGTTTACGATAATGTAATGAATGGTGGTAGAGAATTAAGTAACAATGGTACTTCATCAACGACGTCGTCTTCTTCTCACTTTGAAGACGTTCTTGATTCGTTTCATCATGAGATCGACAACACAAACTTCCAGTTTTCTAACCAAAACCAGTTCTCCACGCTCAGACCGGACTTTACCGAAGAGAAAACCGGGTTCAACGGTCTAGCGGATACGCCGAGCTTCGACTGGGGTGGTTTTACTGGTAACGTTGAGCATAACTCCGTACCAGAACTCGGAATGAGTCATGTTGTTCCAAGTCTCGAGTACAATTGTGGCTACCTGAAGACGGAGGAGGAGGTCGAGAGCAGTCACGGGTTTAACAACTCGGTCGGGTTTGGGTATTCGGGGCAAGTTGGTGGGTTTGGGTTTatgtga